The sequence AGTACTAAACCACCCCTGGCCAGAGAAACCACTATCCTCTTTCCAGGACCCATCAGTGAAGCACCATCTTCCTTGGATTAACGGTACTGCCGAACCCTCTACATGTGGCCCTCTCTGTTCCTTCACTATCTGCGCCTCAGCCCATAGTGTGGACTCTGTTTCTGCCAGTTTAATCGTCTCCCT comes from Brassica rapa cultivar Chiifu-401-42 chromosome A02, CAAS_Brap_v3.01, whole genome shotgun sequence and encodes:
- the LOC117131989 gene encoding uncharacterized protein LOC117131989, which produces MDPRETIKLAETESTLWAEAQIVKEQRGPHVEGSAVPLIQGRWCFTDGSWKEDSGFSGQGWFSTLEGFEGLMGARNVRASLSPLHAEMEALLWAMECMRNLRQFQVIFATDCSQLVKMVS